Proteins encoded by one window of Acidobacteriota bacterium:
- a CDS encoding NAD(P)/FAD-dependent oxidoreductase: protein MKTTHTPTASGPPGTASPAAPGLADYDVVVIGGAFSGSATATLLKRSRPEARVLVVESQESFPRKVGEATVEISGLFLHRILGLYDELSREHLPKHGLRFWFTDSPNRPLEEMSEVGPSRLPSLPSFQLDRSKLDETILGRAVQSGCDVLRPARVSSIEHEWPTSRIRIEGADGTEREVTARWVIDGSGRHQFIARRKRLRRRTEGHPTAALWGRWKGVQDLDGLASRGSEVRAPRLPELSCSRRLATNHFCGYGWWSWSIPLSGGETSIGLVYNKDLFDLPGDGSKGENYEAFLRSRAGLKELLASAELMEEDFHSFNHLPFRSEQYMGRGWALVGDAASFIDPYYSPGLDHAAISVYATVRLIEDDLAGRLDGDALSERIEAHNEKFELSYHRWLDALYRGKYELMGDAELTVAAFLMDTALYYMGVVTPIHKDLEALGNPMFGLPIPQSKIAYRILRGYSRRLVRLARFRRQVGLYGRRNARWRLAAKSPGLGTASLGMLRQGVGLWLKAELQYLGHRLRRGGVDLSEPVPRAVASPP from the coding sequence GTGAAAACGACTCACACCCCTACCGCCTCCGGCCCACCGGGTACCGCGTCACCGGCAGCTCCTGGCTTGGCGGACTATGACGTGGTGGTGATCGGCGGTGCCTTTTCCGGCAGCGCCACCGCCACCCTGCTCAAGCGCTCCCGGCCCGAGGCCCGAGTGCTGGTGGTGGAATCCCAAGAGTCCTTCCCGCGCAAGGTCGGCGAAGCGACGGTGGAGATCTCGGGGCTGTTCCTGCACCGTATTCTCGGCCTCTACGACGAGCTGTCTCGGGAGCATCTGCCGAAGCACGGCCTGCGCTTCTGGTTCACGGACAGCCCGAACCGGCCGCTCGAAGAAATGAGCGAAGTGGGCCCATCGCGGCTGCCGTCCCTGCCCTCCTTCCAACTCGACCGCTCGAAGCTCGACGAGACCATCCTCGGCCGCGCCGTGCAGAGCGGCTGCGACGTCTTGCGGCCGGCGAGGGTCAGCTCCATCGAGCACGAATGGCCGACCAGCCGGATCCGGATCGAAGGCGCCGACGGAACCGAGCGAGAGGTCACCGCCCGCTGGGTGATCGATGGCTCGGGCCGGCACCAATTCATCGCCCGCCGCAAGCGCCTCCGCCGACGCACCGAGGGACACCCGACGGCGGCCCTGTGGGGACGCTGGAAGGGAGTGCAGGATCTGGACGGCCTGGCCTCCCGCGGTTCCGAGGTTCGGGCTCCCCGGCTACCGGAGCTGTCGTGCTCCCGGCGCCTCGCCACCAACCACTTCTGCGGCTATGGCTGGTGGAGCTGGAGCATCCCGCTATCCGGCGGCGAGACCAGCATCGGCCTGGTCTACAACAAGGACCTCTTCGACCTGCCCGGCGATGGCTCGAAGGGCGAGAACTATGAGGCGTTTCTGCGCTCCCGGGCAGGCCTCAAGGAACTCCTCGCCTCGGCCGAGCTGATGGAGGAAGACTTCCACTCCTTCAACCACCTGCCCTTCCGCTCCGAGCAATACATGGGGCGCGGCTGGGCCCTGGTGGGCGACGCGGCATCGTTTATCGACCCGTACTACAGCCCGGGCCTCGACCACGCCGCCATCTCCGTCTACGCGACCGTCCGGCTGATCGAAGACGACCTCGCCGGCCGCCTCGACGGCGACGCCCTGAGCGAGCGCATCGAGGCCCACAACGAGAAGTTCGAGCTGTCCTACCACCGCTGGCTCGACGCCCTCTACCGCGGCAAATACGAGCTGATGGGCGACGCCGAACTCACCGTCGCCGCGTTCCTGATGGACACGGCGCTCTACTACATGGGCGTGGTGACGCCGATCCACAAGGATCTGGAAGCCCTCGGCAACCCGATGTTCGGGCTGCCCATCCCCCAGTCGAAGATCGCCTACCGCATCCTGCGAGGCTACAGTCGGCGGCTGGTGCGGCTGGCACGGTTCCGGCGCCAGGTGGGCCTCTACGGGCGGCGCAATGCGCGCTGGCGGCTGGCCGCCAAGTCGCCGGGCCTCGGTACCGCCTCCCTCGGCATGCTGCGCCAGGGTGTGGGCCTGTGGCTCAAGGCCGAACTGCAGTACCTCGGCCATCGACTACGGCGCGGCGGAGTCGACCTGTCCGAGCCCGTCCCGCGCGCCGTCGCCTCGCCTCCCTGA
- a CDS encoding DUF2062 domain-containing protein, with amino-acid sequence MGKEPKDSPRRRRFHRAFAEMHFQLRTEGGTPANNAGSVALGVFIGSLPIYGLHLVLCVAFARLLRLSRVRTYLAAHVNNPFTAPLLVTAQLAVGHRLLDGDWPTFDLRALPSVGRLGAHLVVGSLVVGVVLAVLLSLLALAISSRWSRPNPSQRLIERTAKRYLASGVFDWEFVLGKLRWDPLYLGLLESGLLPPKGLLLDLGCGRGILAALVATAAERKPESPGSEGWPAGWPEPPRELEILGFERSARKIAAARVALGPEARLETGDLTTTPLPPAEGVVLLDVLHYLPRNEQEALLGRVAQALRPSGLLLLREADAAGGLAFFWTRVGERLAAWSRGHFRQRFAYRSAEEWRSCLEGIGLRVTDEHPMSAGTPYSNVLLGARRPVEGSNRSQTGPRD; translated from the coding sequence TTGGGCAAGGAGCCGAAGGACTCGCCGCGTCGGCGGCGCTTCCACCGCGCCTTCGCGGAGATGCACTTTCAGCTTCGCACCGAAGGCGGCACCCCGGCGAACAACGCCGGTTCGGTGGCCCTCGGCGTTTTCATTGGCAGCCTGCCGATCTACGGGCTGCACCTGGTTCTGTGCGTCGCCTTCGCCCGCCTACTGCGCCTCTCCCGGGTGCGCACCTACCTCGCCGCCCATGTCAACAACCCCTTCACGGCCCCACTGCTGGTCACTGCGCAACTGGCCGTAGGCCACCGGCTGCTCGACGGCGACTGGCCCACCTTCGACCTTCGGGCCCTGCCCTCCGTCGGCCGCCTCGGCGCTCACCTGGTCGTCGGCAGCCTGGTGGTGGGCGTGGTGCTCGCCGTCCTCCTCAGCCTGCTGGCCCTCGCCATTTCCAGCCGCTGGAGCCGACCCAACCCTAGCCAGCGCCTGATCGAGCGCACCGCCAAGCGCTATTTGGCCTCCGGCGTCTTCGACTGGGAGTTCGTACTGGGAAAGCTGCGCTGGGATCCGCTGTACCTGGGCTTGCTGGAAAGCGGCCTGTTGCCGCCGAAGGGCCTGCTGCTGGACCTCGGCTGCGGCCGCGGAATCCTGGCGGCTCTCGTCGCCACCGCCGCCGAGCGGAAACCGGAAAGTCCAGGATCCGAAGGCTGGCCCGCCGGCTGGCCGGAGCCGCCGCGGGAACTGGAGATCCTCGGCTTCGAGCGCTCAGCGCGCAAGATCGCCGCCGCCCGCGTCGCCCTCGGACCGGAAGCGCGTCTCGAGACCGGCGACCTGACGACCACCCCCCTGCCGCCGGCGGAAGGCGTGGTGCTGCTGGACGTCCTCCACTACCTGCCGCGGAACGAGCAAGAAGCGCTCCTCGGCCGGGTCGCGCAAGCCCTGCGCCCGAGCGGCCTGCTGCTGCTGCGCGAAGCCGACGCCGCCGGTGGCCTCGCCTTCTTCTGGACCCGCGTCGGCGAACGGCTGGCGGCCTGGAGTCGCGGCCACTTCCGCCAACGCTTCGCCTACCGCTCCGCCGAGGAATGGCGAAGCTGCCTCGAGGGCATCGGCCTCCGGGTCACCGACGAACACCCGATGTCCGCCGGCACGCCCTACTCGAATGTGCTGCTGGGCGCTCGTAGGCCCGTAGAAGGATCGAATCGAAGCCAAACCGGGCCACGAGATTAG
- a CDS encoding sulfatase, with protein MNRAAARPSILLITIDTLRADHLSTYGYGLPTSPALSGLAERGTLFENAFSAASCTAPSHTSLMTGVMPSFHTVGAFNSKFPLEPEAATLAEQLAAAGYETAAVVSNPVLGPHLGLDQGFEVYDSDLRGREQNRDQPEQRVEAALEKARALLASPAFSGERPYFLWLHLQDPHGPYLPAAEAPTLIEAAAKRDMGEDQTVLPVGTDQSGYRAIPKYQVLPNLEGRVAAYVHRYDREIAHLDRQLGRFLEELEATGRLDNTLLAVTADHGEAFGEDGFYFAHGHSVGLDQVRVPLLLVGPGVPAGGRVSAPVSNLGWYATVLNIVGLGGDSAYPSLLESIAGSEGPVFVESLGQVGVALQGRFLRRDRVPAEDDAFWQAPNPTTGGFWKPLGRQLVSLPFLTGRDADLDDLLDGYLRRARVGMRQAADRRRGEIAHDDEDLRRLRALGYVN; from the coding sequence GTGAACCGCGCGGCCGCGCGGCCGAGCATCCTGCTGATCACCATTGACACCCTGCGGGCGGACCATCTCTCGACCTACGGCTACGGTTTGCCGACATCTCCGGCCCTCAGCGGCCTGGCGGAGCGCGGCACCCTGTTCGAGAACGCCTTCTCGGCCGCCTCCTGCACCGCCCCCAGCCACACCTCCCTGATGACCGGGGTGATGCCGAGTTTCCACACCGTCGGAGCCTTCAACAGCAAGTTCCCCCTAGAACCGGAAGCGGCGACCCTGGCGGAGCAACTCGCCGCGGCCGGCTACGAGACGGCGGCGGTGGTAAGCAACCCGGTCCTGGGGCCTCATCTCGGCCTCGACCAGGGCTTCGAGGTGTACGACTCTGATCTTCGCGGCCGTGAGCAGAACCGCGACCAGCCGGAGCAGCGGGTGGAGGCGGCTCTGGAGAAGGCGCGCGCCCTGCTCGCCTCGCCGGCCTTCTCCGGCGAGCGGCCATACTTTCTGTGGTTGCACCTACAGGACCCTCACGGTCCCTACCTGCCGGCAGCGGAGGCTCCCACCCTCATCGAGGCAGCGGCCAAGCGGGACATGGGGGAGGACCAAACCGTTCTGCCGGTGGGTACCGACCAGTCCGGTTACCGGGCCATCCCGAAATACCAGGTACTGCCCAACCTGGAGGGGCGAGTGGCCGCCTACGTGCATCGCTACGACCGCGAGATCGCTCATCTCGACCGGCAACTCGGGCGCTTCCTCGAGGAACTCGAAGCGACTGGCCGACTCGACAACACCCTCCTGGCGGTGACGGCGGACCACGGCGAAGCCTTCGGGGAAGACGGCTTCTACTTCGCCCACGGCCACTCGGTGGGGCTCGATCAGGTGCGGGTGCCGCTGCTCCTCGTCGGCCCCGGCGTGCCGGCGGGCGGGCGGGTGTCGGCGCCGGTTTCCAACCTCGGCTGGTACGCGACGGTGCTGAACATCGTCGGCCTCGGCGGCGACTCGGCCTATCCCTCGCTCCTCGAATCCATCGCAGGAAGCGAAGGGCCGGTTTTTGTGGAGAGTCTGGGGCAGGTCGGCGTGGCCCTCCAGGGCCGCTTCCTGCGCCGCGATCGGGTGCCGGCGGAAGACGACGCCTTCTGGCAGGCGCCCAACCCCACCACCGGCGGTTTCTGGAAGCCCCTCGGCCGGCAGCTCGTTTCGTTGCCCTTCCTCACCGGGCGCGACGCGGACCTCGACGACCTGCTCGACGGCTACCTCCGCCGGGCGCGCGTCGGCATGCGCCAGGCCGCCGACCGGCGCCGCGGCGAGATCGCCCACGACGACGAGGATCTTCGGCGCCTGAGAGCTCTGGGCTACGTTAACTAG
- a CDS encoding sulfatase-like hydrolase/transferase has protein sequence MLRAAWPMALLLVGCGGADSASPAAPERPNVLLITVDTLRPDALGWVAGENETPALDALAAEGFRFPSAVSPVPLTLPAHLSMFTGMVPRRHGVRDNGQVLGAAPATLAERLRDAGWSTGAFISGYPLQAQFGADRGFDHYDDTLPVGAEGWLERPASATSAAALEWLRATPEPWFLWVHYYDPHDPYEPPEELVRPGRKGLYHGEVAVTDRGVGELLAGLPDTPRLTVFAADHGESLGQHGEPTHGFFLYDSSMRIPMVFHFPGRISSSESSAAPRLVDLAPTVLDLTGLPPLEGTDGVSLVPTLEGAEQEIPPAYLETRQPWITYGWSPLEAVRTERWKLVLAPRPELYDLMADPQEATNRIADERPVVRRLQAVARERKERPVVGSSTTADAEALAQLRALGYLGSGGSDREPPPGLPDPKDRIQARNLLTEGELALRRQDFRSALASFEAVLEEDPGNRFATLRSGIAHLKAGAVERALTLLEESVRLDPEQAEARFALADALTRAGRLERAEQEWLETVRLQPRRVAAWANLGTTLGRRGELDRAIEAFTRAAELDPGNGLLWSNLAAAEQSAGRLDDALEHLLKASENWTGPFPQRAGLGALLFDTGRRAEARRWLAAARPEEAGFVQARLRLVALELQAGDLAAAEQALADAETQAPGLRQQLRGDERFAALFEL, from the coding sequence ATGCTGAGGGCGGCGTGGCCGATGGCCCTGCTGCTCGTCGGCTGCGGCGGAGCGGACTCTGCCTCTCCGGCGGCACCGGAACGCCCGAATGTCCTTCTGATCACCGTGGACACCTTGCGCCCGGATGCTCTGGGTTGGGTAGCCGGCGAGAACGAAACGCCGGCCCTGGACGCCCTGGCGGCGGAGGGTTTCCGCTTCCCGTCGGCGGTTTCGCCGGTGCCGCTTACCCTGCCGGCCCACCTCTCGATGTTCACCGGCATGGTGCCCCGCCGCCACGGCGTGCGGGACAACGGTCAAGTGTTGGGTGCGGCCCCCGCCACCCTTGCCGAGCGCCTACGGGACGCCGGTTGGTCCACCGGAGCCTTTATCAGCGGGTATCCGCTCCAGGCGCAGTTCGGGGCCGATCGAGGGTTCGACCACTATGACGACACCCTGCCGGTGGGTGCCGAAGGTTGGCTCGAGCGACCCGCCTCGGCGACCTCGGCGGCGGCCTTGGAGTGGCTGCGGGCTACACCGGAACCGTGGTTTCTCTGGGTGCACTACTACGACCCACACGATCCCTACGAACCGCCGGAAGAGCTGGTGCGCCCGGGCCGCAAGGGGCTCTACCACGGCGAGGTTGCGGTGACCGACCGGGGAGTCGGTGAGTTACTCGCGGGCCTGCCGGACACTCCCCGCTTGACGGTTTTCGCTGCCGATCACGGGGAAAGTCTAGGGCAGCACGGCGAGCCGACGCACGGCTTCTTCCTCTACGACTCTTCGATGCGAATTCCGATGGTCTTTCACTTCCCAGGACGGATTTCGTCCAGCGAGAGTTCGGCGGCGCCGCGATTGGTGGATCTCGCTCCGACGGTGCTGGACTTGACGGGCTTGCCGCCGCTCGAAGGGACCGACGGAGTCAGTCTGGTGCCCACCCTCGAAGGGGCCGAGCAGGAGATTCCTCCGGCCTATCTCGAAACCCGGCAACCGTGGATCACCTACGGCTGGTCGCCCCTCGAAGCGGTGCGGACGGAGCGCTGGAAGCTAGTGCTGGCACCGCGGCCGGAACTCTACGACCTGATGGCCGACCCGCAGGAGGCGACCAACCGCATCGCCGACGAGCGTCCGGTGGTGCGCCGGCTGCAGGCGGTGGCCCGGGAGCGGAAGGAGCGTCCGGTGGTGGGCAGTTCCACTACCGCCGATGCCGAAGCTCTGGCCCAGTTGCGTGCCCTCGGCTACCTGGGAAGCGGCGGCAGCGATCGTGAGCCGCCGCCGGGACTGCCCGATCCGAAGGACCGGATCCAGGCCCGCAACCTCCTGACGGAAGGGGAATTGGCCCTTCGTCGACAAGATTTTCGATCCGCCCTCGCAAGTTTCGAGGCGGTGCTCGAAGAAGATCCCGGCAACCGCTTCGCCACCCTGCGTTCGGGCATTGCCCACCTCAAGGCGGGAGCGGTGGAGAGGGCACTGACCCTGCTCGAAGAATCCGTGCGGCTGGATCCGGAGCAAGCCGAGGCGCGCTTCGCCCTGGCCGATGCGTTGACTCGTGCCGGACGTCTCGAACGGGCGGAGCAGGAGTGGCTGGAGACCGTCCGCCTTCAGCCCCGGCGGGTGGCCGCCTGGGCCAATCTCGGGACCACCCTCGGCCGCCGGGGCGAGCTGGACCGGGCCATCGAGGCCTTCACCCGGGCGGCGGAGCTCGATCCCGGGAACGGACTGCTGTGGAGCAATCTGGCCGCCGCCGAGCAGAGCGCCGGTCGCCTCGACGATGCCCTCGAACATCTCCTCAAAGCCTCCGAGAATTGGACCGGGCCGTTCCCCCAGCGGGCCGGCCTGGGGGCTCTGCTGTTCGATACCGGCCGCCGCGCCGAGGCCCGCCGCTGGCTGGCGGCGGCACGGCCGGAAGAGGCGGGCTTTGTTCAGGCGCGCCTCCGTCTGGTGGCGCTCGAACTCCAAGCCGGCGACCTTGCCGCCGCTGAGCAAGCCTTGGCTGATGCCGAAACCCAGGCGCCGGGCCTGCGCCAGCAGTTGCGCGGCGACGAGCGCTTTGCCGCTCTCTTCGAGCTATGA
- a CDS encoding DUF1573 domain-containing protein has translation MQQTIRLFFLLIFVPFCLAAEDPWLVFEERAVELGEVYQFSTVEHVFPFVNRGSDEVVITGVESILQTGRVNVEPSVIPAGEGGEVRVVQPVGDRLGRTAFRFAVRSTDPGKPEVKLLAEAFVHSAYQPETGQVEIGDVFQDEGKTAVFELVSRAAEELGSIETVEGPEFVEVTALEETQKGQGRRLAVRLLPGAPLGFSTGTVRLRTGVRAQPEYRIEYRATVYGEVVPSENPANLGLMRVDQPAEKVILLRGRAGQPVDIERVEIADPTVSAAVDDCPGEEGCRRLTLSLIPHHAGELRGTAEVFVAGQEEPIPLTFSGMVARRDAVVRDLGVLGDEPIRVEGRRHIKPSERVDQAARPQPAASNPSPPAAEQVPTESAGRDAEEASAKQVVLAWAVRKQDHIFGYLVYRSDQADGPFLRAGEGMVVAPQGPGNIGRYRFVDDDVEPGKTYYYFIELVTRSGLKERLTEVLSKTVPAAVDAAS, from the coding sequence ATGCAGCAAACCATCCGGCTTTTCTTCCTGCTCATCTTTGTGCCGTTCTGCCTGGCGGCCGAAGACCCCTGGCTGGTGTTCGAGGAACGCGCCGTCGAACTCGGCGAGGTGTACCAGTTCTCGACCGTCGAACACGTCTTTCCCTTCGTCAACCGGGGGAGTGACGAAGTGGTCATCACCGGAGTCGAGTCGATCCTTCAAACCGGCCGGGTCAACGTAGAGCCGTCGGTCATACCGGCCGGCGAGGGTGGGGAAGTGCGGGTGGTGCAGCCGGTGGGCGATCGCCTGGGGCGAACCGCCTTTCGCTTCGCCGTTCGTTCAACGGATCCCGGCAAGCCCGAAGTCAAACTCCTAGCGGAGGCCTTCGTCCACTCGGCCTATCAACCGGAGACCGGGCAGGTGGAGATTGGAGATGTCTTCCAGGACGAAGGCAAGACCGCCGTTTTTGAGTTGGTCAGCCGCGCTGCCGAAGAGCTAGGCTCGATCGAGACCGTCGAAGGACCTGAGTTCGTCGAGGTGACCGCCCTCGAAGAAACCCAAAAAGGTCAGGGCCGACGCCTGGCGGTGAGGCTACTGCCGGGGGCTCCCCTCGGCTTCTCGACCGGCACCGTCCGGTTGCGCACCGGCGTTCGAGCGCAGCCGGAGTATCGAATCGAGTACCGGGCGACGGTCTACGGCGAGGTCGTGCCGAGTGAGAATCCGGCGAATCTCGGCTTAATGCGAGTCGACCAACCGGCCGAGAAGGTGATCCTTCTACGCGGCCGAGCAGGCCAACCGGTGGACATCGAACGGGTGGAGATTGCCGATCCCACGGTGTCGGCGGCCGTGGACGACTGCCCCGGCGAGGAGGGTTGCCGCCGGCTCACCCTTTCCCTGATCCCCCACCATGCAGGGGAGCTGCGCGGCACGGCGGAGGTCTTCGTCGCCGGCCAGGAGGAGCCGATTCCCCTCACCTTTTCCGGCATGGTGGCCCGGCGCGACGCCGTGGTGCGGGATTTGGGCGTATTGGGAGATGAGCCGATCCGGGTGGAGGGCCGTCGGCACATCAAGCCGTCCGAGCGGGTCGATCAAGCAGCGCGCCCGCAACCCGCGGCCTCGAACCCATCCCCGCCAGCCGCTGAGCAGGTCCCGACGGAATCGGCCGGCAGGGACGCTGAGGAAGCGTCAGCAAAGCAGGTGGTGCTCGCCTGGGCGGTGCGCAAGCAGGACCATATTTTCGGCTATCTCGTCTATCGCTCGGATCAGGCCGATGGTCCCTTCCTCCGCGCCGGTGAGGGCATGGTGGTGGCGCCGCAGGGGCCGGGCAACATCGGTCGCTACCGCTTTGTGGACGACGACGTCGAGCCGGGCAAGACCTACTACTACTTCATCGAGCTGGTGACGCGCAGCGGTCTCAAGGAGCGCTTGACGGAGGTGCTGTCCAAGACCGTGCCGGCGGCGGTCGATGCGGCGTCTTGA